GCCGCCGGTGTGTTGCGATCCGCCCGCGAAATCGAGCGCGGCCGGGGCCACCCTCCGAGGCCGAGGTCCAGTCACAGCCGTTGCAGGTGGGTGTCCTTGAAACCGCTTGGATACTTCAGCCCGAACCCGAGCAGCCGGTCGATCCCAATGTGCGCGAATAGGATCAGTGCCAGAGACAGGATGAGGGCCCGTTGTGTGAACACGCCGATGGCGCCGAGGAGGATCGGCGCGAGGTACGTGTGGACGATGTTGTAAATTGCTGCTCCGGCGCGGGGTCCCGCAAGGTAGCCAAGCATCGAGAGATCGGGCACGAAGAACAGCAGCAAGAACACAAGCCAGGCCCCGCTGATTCGCGAGTACACGACCGCGGCCAGCACGGCTACGGCCAATCCTTCCACGCGGATGAGGTTCAGCGGGCTGAGCAAGAACGTGAACATGGCAGCTCCCTCGCGGTCCTGAGATGCAGGCTCCTTCGGTGGAGAGGCGGCCGTCTCCCAGCAGGCTCTAGACAGCGCGCTTGCCGAACTCTGCTGCACATCCTTCACGAAGGGAGTCAATCATGCCGACCGACAGAGCGCTGCGGGACGAGGTGGTCTGGCTCCTGCGCGGCGGGCACGCGCACGTCGGGTTCAAGAAGGCGGTCGCAGGAATGCCCGCGACGCTGCAGGGCAGAAAGCCCCGAGGGGCGCCCTACACGCCGTGGCAGCAACTCGAGCATCTGCGCATCTGCCAGTGGGATATCCTCGAGTACATCCGTAACCCCAAGCATGTCTCCCCCGCCTGGCCGGCGGAGTACTGGCCGGCGCCGGAGCCACCGGCCCGAGAGGCGTGGGCGAAGAGCGCCCGAGCCTTCGAGGCCGGCCTCAAGGCGCTCATGAAGATGGCCGAAGATCCATCAAAAGATCTCCTTGCGCGAGTCCCTGCCGATCCGGCCGGCCCGACCATCCTTCACGAGCTGCTCCTGGTGGCCGACCACAACGCGTACCACCTGGGGCAGCTGATCGTGCTCCGCCGGATGTTGGGCGCCTGGGAGGACTAGCCGCTGCGCCGTTCTATCCGCAATAGGCGATGGGGGCCCCTCAGCGCGGCGCCGCCTTTTCGGCCGGCTACGATTTGGGGGTGGCCGGCGAACCGTTCACAAACGGTTTAAGCGCCCCGTAGATTGCGAAGTTGAACGGCGTCGGAACGGTCTTCGCCTGCCCCAGCCGGACTACCGTTCCGTTGAGGCTCTCCAGCTCCAGGCGCCGCCCCGATGCGAGGTCATGCGCCATGGATCCTTTCGCCCACGGCTCGAGCCCCGACGACATCTTGAGCCCCTGGTCCGGGATCCCAACTGCCAGCGCGACGCCCTGTGACTTGGCCACTGCCTCGACCTCGGCCATCGTTCCCCGGAACAAGGCCTTGGTCTCCGGACAGGCCAGGATCGGACCGATCGTCAGCCGCGTGAGCGCCGTCACGCCGCTGAACCCGCAGATGAACATGAATTTGCTCCATAGGACGGCCTTGATGTCGGGCTGCAGTTCGGCCGCGATCCCCGCGTCCTTGAAGTGCATGTACAGCTGCTCGTTACGCTTGCCAAGGTTTCCCGCGTTGGCCCCAAAGATCAAGCGCCCGGCGCCCGCGGTCTGCCCGATCACCCCCGGCCCCTCGACGTGTGCGTTCACCTGGGCCGCCGCGCAGATCGTCGTGCCCCCAGCGACGACCCGGGCGATCCGCTCGTCGTTGTCGATCCCGTTCTGCACGGACACGATCACCGTGCCCGGCCCCACGACCGGTCGGATCAGGGCGGCCGCCGGTTCCGTGTCGTAGGTCTTCACACAGAAGAGGACGAGGTCGGCCCGGCCGATCTCCTGCGGATCGGCGGTGGCCTTGGCGGGGATCGTGAACTCGCCTGCCAGCCGGGACTTCACGGTTAGCCCCCGCGTGCGGATCGCCGCGAGGTGCGCTCCCCTTGCGATAAAGGTGACGTCGTCCCCCGCCCGCGCGAGCAGGCCGCCGTAGAAGCCCCCCGTCCCCCCCGTGCCCATCACCGCCACGCGCATCAAGCGCCTCCTCGTTGTCCCGACGCAATGGACAGTTGCCCCAGTTCTCCATTATAGTATCCGGTCATGCATGGGTCCGAGACGAAGACCGAGTTCCCCCAAAGCGTCGGGAACTCTCCCGGGAAGTTGCGGGAGATCTCAGACACAATCTGATCTCACACCTGTTCGGACGGCAGGATTCCAACGATCCATGCATAAGTGTATCGGGGTCGGGCTCGTCTCATTTGTTGCTTCTGACGTACCTCGCACTGATTCCGTTCATACGGTCCCGTGAATCGTGCACGCCGGCATGTATGCGACTACCACTCCTCCGGCCTTAAGGGGGTGAGGCATGATGTCTAGTCTCGGCGAGGTCCTCGGCCACATGACCCGGGTGCCGGGTATCGTCGCCGCGATCCTCATGAAGGTCGATGGATCGATCACCGAGCTGTCGGTGTCGGAAGGAGTGGATCCGGAGCCGGTGCGGGCCCTGGGGCGCGACCTGCTGTCGCGATGGGAGTGGGTCGGCTCGGAGGCGGGGATCGGGAGACCGCACGCGTTGTTGAGCGCGACCGCGCACGGCCTGCTGCACCTGATGCCGGTGGGCCGCGATGCCGTCCTCCTGGTTCTGGGAGATGCTTCCTGCAGGGTCGGCCGGATCCGCTACGAGCTGCGCCGTGCCGGCGAAGCCATCCGCGCGGCACAACGCGCCGTCCCGGCCACCACCCCGAATCTCCGGCGGATGATTTCGGATATGACCTCGACGAATGGGAATGGGGCCGGCGAAATCGTCCGAACGATCGAACGGGCCTCGGATCAGCGGCCGGCCGCTGCCACGGCCGGGGAGATTATCGTGACCGGCGTCAACTCCTTTCACCTGGCCATGAGGCTGGTGACCGCCCTCTCGCATGTGAAAGGCGTCCGATCGGCGAGCCTGAAGACATACGCGCCCGGCATCGTCACCCTCGGTGTCGATTTCGAGGGCGGAGGGGCACTCGTATCGATTACCGGTAGGTCCTTCGGTGAATGTACCCTGGACGTCATTGAGCGGACGGATGTCCGCCTGATCCTGCGCATCTCCAACCCGGTTGCCCATCTTGCCGCCATGATCGGACGCGTCCCTTAGGGGTGCGCCGGCGCGCTGGCGTTGCGCCCCACCGGAGAGTAATCTATAGGAAGGCGGGCGAGTCGCCCGAGCGAGACCCGAGCCGGAGGTGGGGAGCCATGAAGATGTACGTCGGGACCGAGTGGGTAGACAAGCCCAAGACCATCCCTGTAATCAACCCCTATGATGGTTCTCAGATCGACACCGTGCCGAAGGCCGACGCCGACGACATCGAGCGCGCGCTGGCCACCGCCGTGCGCGGCGCACGGGCAATGCGGAAGCTCACCGGGTACCAGCGCTATCAGATCCTCCACAAGGCCGCCGACCTGATGGCCCGGGACGCCGACGATCTCGCCCGGACGATTACGCTCGAGGAAGGGAAGATCATCGGGGAAGCCCGGTTCGAGGTGATGCGGGCCACCGAGATTATCAACCTCTCGGCGGAGGAGGCCAAGCGCCTCTACGCCGAAGTGATCCCGCTCGACGGCGCCCCGGGCACGGTCAACAAGTTCGGGTTCACGGTGCGGGTCCCGTGCGGGGTGGTCGTCGGGATCAGTCCGTTCAACTTCCCCCTCCATCTGGTCTGCCACAAGGTCGGCCCGGCGCTCGCGGCCGGCAACAGCGTCATTCTGAAGCCGGCCACCGACACCCCACTCAGCGGGCTGAAACTCGTCAAGATCTTGCTCGAGGCCGGCACGCCGCCCGAGGCCATCCAGTGCCTCACGGGAGCAGGCAGCGAGGTCGGGGAGGGGCTCTGCCGCGATCCCCGGGTGCGGAAGATCACCTTCACCGGGAGCCGGGACGTCGGCGAGCGCATCTGCCAGGTCGCCGGCCTGAAAAAAGTGACGATGGAGCTCGGGAGCAACTCGCCGCTCATCGTGATGCCCGACGCAGATTTGGACAAAGTCGCATCCGCCGTGGCGGCGACCGGCTACAGCAACGCGGGGCAGGTGTGCATCAGTTTGCAGCGCGTGCTCCCGCTCAAGGGAATTTACAACGACTTTCTCAATGCCCTCAAGCCGAAGGTGGCGGCGCTCGCGACAGGCAACCCACTTGAGGAGCAGACGAAGGTCGGCCCGATGGTGCGCGAGCGCGATGCCGAGCGCGTCGAGGAGTGGGTCAAGGAGGCCGTGAAGGCCGGGGCCAAGCTCGTGACCGGCGGGGAGCGGCGGGGCGCGATCTACGCGCCGACCGTGCTGGCAGATGTCAAGCCCGATATGCAGGTGTCCAAGAGCGAGCTGTTCGGCCCGGCCGTTGCGGTCACGCCGGTCGGTACCATCGACGAAGCCATCGCGATGGCCAACGACACCAACTACGGCCTCTCCGCCGGGATCTTCACGCAGAACATCGACTGGGCGATGAAGTTCGTGCACGAGGTCGAGTCGGGCAACCTCCACATCAATTGGGGGCCGCAGTGGCGGGCAGATCTCATGCCCTACGGCGGCTTAAAGGAGAGCGGCTTCGGCAAGGAAGGGCCGAAGTACGCCGTCCAAGAGATGACCGAAACCAAGATGGTGGTGATCCACCTCTCCTAGCAATCACGGCCTCGAGCGTGCATACACTGCTCCCGGCCCGGATCGACCGGACCGGGAGCGGTCGCTTTTCGAAGGCGGGTGCCGGCAGGACATGCCGGCCGGGTACCAAAAACGTCCCCTTCGTATCCGGCGTACCTCTGAAGGTGACGTAATGGAAGCCGCTGCGGAAATCCGCATGCGCAGGCAGCGGGCGGTGCTGATCCTGACCTGGGCGCTCCTGGCCTGTCTGGGTCTGTGGAGGGTGCTGCTCGGACCGTGGCCTCCGGCCATCAACCGGCTGGTGGCCGGTACGCTGGTTTACTTGTTTCTGCGCACCGGGGTGGTGATGCGGAGGGACGTTCCGGCGTGGACGGAATACGCTTTCTTGTTTCTCGATGCGGCGCTTGTCAGCGCGGCGGTGCGGTTGCTCGGGGGGATTAAGACGGACTTCTACCTCGTTTACTTCCTGATCCTGGCCGAAGGCGTCCTGACCCTAGACCTGTGGGCGGTCGTGCCGCTCGCCGCATGGGTTTCGCTCGGGTACGTTGCGGCCACGTGGCCGGCCGCGCGGGACGCCGGGTGGCCGGTCGTCACGGCGCGTCTCTTTTTTGTGCTCCTCGTCAGCATCGGGGCGGCATGGATCGCCTTCCGGGAAGTCGCGCGCGGCCGAGTGGTTGCCTCCCTGCACGAACGTCTGGCGTTGGAAGGGGAACGGAAGCGGCTGGCCCGCGAGATTCACGACGGCATCGGTCATATCCTGGCCGCGGGCACGCAGTCCCTCGAGCTAGCGGAACGCCTGCTGCCGGCTGAACCCGAACGTGCGCGCGAGCTCCTGCCGGATGTCAAAGCGCTCCTCCGTCAGGGGCTGGACGAGATCCGGGTGCTGGTCATGGGGCTCCGCCCGGCCGGGCCGTCAGTGGGAGACGCGGTCGCGGCGGCCCGGGAGCATCTCGAGGCGCTCTCTGCACGCACCCAGATTAGAATGGAGCTCCAGAGCCGCGCTCGAGAGATTCCCCTGGCTCCGTCCTGCGAGTTCGCGTTTCGGCGGATCATTCAGGAGGCGCTCACGAATATCGTGCGTCACGCCGGCGCGAGCCTTGTGACGATCACGCTCAATCGAGACGGCGCGTTTGTCACGTGCAGCATCGCCGACGACGGGGCCGGCCTGGCCCCAGCACCTGAAGGGCGGCGGCTCGGCGCCGGGCTGCAGCACATGCGCGAGCGCGCGGCGGAACTCGGCGGCACGTTCGACATTGCGACGGCTCCTGGAGGGGGGACCACGGTGACGTTCACGGTACCGTGTCTGGCGGACGCCTCGTGACGCCGGATCCCGCTCCGAGCAAGATCCGCCTGTTGGTGGCCGACGACGAGAGCGTTCTGCGGAGAGCGCTCACGCGGCTCCTGGCGATGGCCGAGGACATCGAGGTGGTCGGTGAGGCGGCCGACGGTCACGAGACCCTGGAACTCGCGGTCTCCAGGAAGGCCGACGTGGTCTTGATGGACATCGGGATGCCGCGCCTCGACGGCATCGAGGCGACGCGCCGGCTCGCCGAGCGCTGCCCCAATGTCAAGGTTGTCATCTTAACCATCTACTCTGATGACGACCGCGTGTTTCGGGCGCTGCAGGCGGGCGCGCGAGGGTATCTCCTCAAGGACGCCACGCCCGAAGACATCCTGCGCGCGGTCCGCGCGGTTCACGCGGGCGACGGGATCCTCCATGCCGGGCTCGTCGGCCGCGTGATGCAGGAGTTTGCCAAGGTGTCCCGGTCTGGGGGCGCAGACCCGAGCGTGTTTGAAGCGCTGACGCCACGGGAGCGAGAGGTCCTCGAACTGCTCGCCGCCGGGCTGCGCAACCAGGACATCGCCGGCCGCCTCTCCATTACGGAAAAGACGGTCAAACACCACGTGAGCAGCATCCTGTCCAAGCTACAGGTCAATCATCGAACCGAGGCGGCGCTGCTGGCGTCGAAGGCCGGGCTGACAGGCCGCTAGATGGCTCTGGCAAGGCTCGGGTGAGGAGGTTCATCCGCGAGGTCCGCGATCGCCTGCATGACCCGGGCGGTCAAAGCCGTCTGTGCAGATCGTGACAGGTCACCTTGAGGTATCACGGCTTCTCCGATCCTCACCTCGATCCTCCCGCGGTGGGGGAAACGCGTGCCGAGCGGCCAGACATCGTAGGTTCCCCTGATGCCGATCGGGATGACGGGAACACCGCTGCGCACCGCGAGGAAGGCCAGACCGTCACGGGCGGGCTGCAACCGGCCGTCCCGGCTGATTCCCCCCTCGGGGAAGACGAGCAGGGCGTCTCCTCGACTCAGCCGGTTGAGACATTCCTTGATGGCGCGGAGGTCGAACTGGCCTCGCTGTATCGGTATGGGATGGAACGGCCGGATGAGGGCTCCGAGCACGGGCATCGTCAGAAGTTCCGCCGCCGCAAGGAACGAGACGCGGCGCTGGAGGGCCGCCCCGAGCGCCACCGGGTCCATCTGGCTGGGGTGATTTGCCGCCAGAATCACGGGTCCTGTCCGCGGAAGGTGTGCCTCCCCGATGACGCTGAGCCGAAAACCCGCCCTGAGAAGCCGCTTCAGGACCCACCGGATCAGGGCGTATCTCATCGTCCCGGCCCCTTTCATCGCGTGGACCATGACAGGCCCCGCCAGGTCAGACAGTAGCGCAAGCCCCGGACCTCCGCATCGGGCCAAGGGCCCATGGCACCGGCGGGGCATGGGACTTCGGTCCGATGCCTAGATCCACCGGCCGCGCTAGCATTGGCGCAGAAAGGGGCCGCACTGGGCATCACTAGAGGAGGGCACGCCCGACCACCGAATGCCCGTTCAGGTTTACCGGGGTGCCGCGTCCCGAGGGAAGGGGGAATCTCGATGGAGCGGATCTGGCTCAAGAGTTACGAGGCGGGCGTGCCGGCGACGTTATCCTATCCAAAGGTCTCCGTTTACCATTTTCTCGAGGAGAATGCCCGGCGGTTCCCCAATCACGCGGCCGTCCTCGTGGCCACGTCGAAATTCTCCTCGGTCCTTACCTACCGCCAGATTGACCAGCTGGCGAACCGGTTCGCGAACGCGCTGATCTGGTTGGGCATCAAACCCGGCGACCGGGTGGCGATCCATCTGTCGAACTTCCCCCAGTTCGTCTTCGCGTTCTACGGAGCGCTCAAGGCGGGCGCGACCGTCGTGGCGGCCAACCCCCTCTACAAGGGACACGACCTCGAGACCGTACTGGCGAACTCCGGCGCGAAGTGCATCCTCACCTTCTCACGGCTCATGCCGAATCTGAGCCCGGTCGTGGCGAGGACCAGCATCGAGTCGATCATCGTGACCGAGCCGTACGATTATTTCCCGTTCCCCTGGAAGCAGCTGGCCTGGTACAAGCTGCGGAAGGAGACGCAGTCGAGCGGCGTGCTGCGGCTCTCCGCCTTGCTCCGAAGCGCATCGGCAAATCCCCCGGGGGTGTCCGTGGGGCCTGACGACGTGGCGATTCTCCAGTACACAGGGGGCACGACCGGGGTCCCCAAGGGCGCCATGCTGACCCACCGGAACCTCGTCGCCAACTTCACCCAGATGCGGAACTGGCTGACCGACCTCAAGGAAGGGCACGAAGTCTTTCTCAGCGTCGCGCCGTTCTTCCACGTCTACGGACTCACCGTCGCGCTCAACACCGCGATCAGTGTCGCCGCGACCGTGGTGTTGGTGCCGATGCCGCTGATGGATGCCAAGCTGATCGCCGAGATGATTGCCCGCCACCACCCGACGATCTTCCCGGGCGCCCCCGTCATCTATCTCGCGATCAACCAGCTCAAGAACGTCCAGCAGTACGATCTCAAGTCGATCAAGGTCTGCGTCAGCGGCTCGGCGCCGCTCCCGGTCGAGGTGCAGGCCGAGTTCGAGCGATTGACCGGTGCCAAGGTTGTCGAAGGGTACGGCCTCACCGAGGCATCTCCCGGGACCCACGTCAACCCGGTCTACGGCACGCATAAGGCCGGAAGCATCGGCCTCCCGCTGCCGGACACCGACGTCCGGATTGTCGACGCGGAGACCGGCGAGCGGGAGATGCCTCAGGGTGAAGCCGGCGAGCTCGTGATCCGCGGCCCGCAGGTCATGAAGGGGTACTGGAACGCCCCCGAGGAAACCGCGTCGACCCTCCGGGACGGCTGGTTGTACACCGGCGATATCGCCCGGATGGACGAGGATGGGTATTTCTTCATCGTCGACCGCAAGAAGGATATCGTCATCGTGGGCGGGCTCAAGGTCTACCCTCGCGAGATCGAGGAGATCCTCCACGAGCACCCCAAGGTCAAGGAAGCCGCGGTCACAGGCGTGACGCACAAGGTGCGGGGCGAGTTGCTGATCGCGCAGGTCGTCCTCAAGGACGGCATCGCGGACGATCCCAAGCAGGTGCGGCGCGAACTACTAGACTACCTCAGACAGCGCCTGGTGCCGTACAAAGTGCCGCGCCGGATCGAGGTCGTGTCTGCGCTGCCCAAGACGTGGATCGGGAAAGTGCTCCGGCGCGAGATTCGCGAGACGGTGGCCGCCCGGGCGGACGACGACGCGTAGATGAGCGACATCCCGAGGACCGGCGTGTTCGCGGCCGGCTCCGCCCCGGCCGACGCCTCCACGCGCCGCGTGCCCTTCACGGAGCTCGTCTGGCTCGGCCTGTTCTGGTTTGCGATGAGCTTCCACTGGGGCGCGCTCCTTACCGTGGTCATCCCGGCTGAGGTCCTCCGGTTCGTGCCCGAGGCGCAGAAGGGCGCGTACCTGGGACTGCTGCTCGCGTCCGGCGCGGTCATGGCGATGGTGGTCTCGCCGATCTCTGGGGCCCTGAGCGACCGCTCCACGCTCGCCATGGGACGGCGCAGGCCGTTTGTCATCGCGGGCGTCCTCGTCAACTGCGTAGGAATCGTGGCCATGCGATACGCGCCCACGTACGCGGCATACGTCGCGGCGCTCCTGGTTGTCCAGACTGCCACGAACTTTGCCGGGGGCGCGTTCAACGGCCTCATCCCGGACAAGATTCCCCCCTCGCAGCGCGGGCTGACCTCGGGGGTGATGGGCTTCATGATGATGGTCGGCACGATCTCCGCAGCGCTCCTCGCGGGGAATTTCGTCGGCCACGGGCAGACCGGGATCGTCTATTTCATTGACGCCGGGCTGTTCCTCGCGTGCACCGCGATCATGGTCTCGCAGATTCGGGAGGTGCCGCTCAAGTCGCGGCCGCCGCTCACGCTCCCAGCGTTCGCTCGCTCGTTCTGGATCGACCCGCGCCGGTACCCAGACTTCGGCTGGATGTTTCTGACGCGGGGCCTCGTGATGCTCGGCTTTTACACGATGATCACGTTCCTGCAGTTCTTCGTGAAGGACACGCTGCACCTGACGGTCAAGGAGGCGGCGCGCACGACCGGCATCCTGAGCGCGATCACGATTGCCTCCGGCACGATCGTCGCGCTTGCGGCCGGGTGGATCTCCGACCGGATCGGGCGGAAGGGGATCGTCTCCGTCTCGGGGATCTTCCTCGCGCTCACGAGCCTCGGGCTCCTCCTGCAGCCGCCGTTCTCCACGCTCGTCTGGATCGCCATCCTGTTCGGGATCGGGTATGGGGCGTTCACGAGCGTCGACTGGGCGCTTGCGATCGACGTGCTGCCGAATCGCGACTCCGCGGCGAAGGACCTCGGTATCTGGGCGATCGCCAACACGCTGCCGCAGGTGCTCGCCCCGATCGTCGCGGGGCCGATCCTCGACGCGTTCAACCGCCGCGCGCCGAACCTCGGCTACACGGTCGTCTTCGCCGGCGCGATCGTGTACGTCATGCTCGGCTCGATCTTCGTTTGGAGGATCAAGGGAGCGCGGTAGTGGCCGCCGGCAGGCGCACGTGGCCCCGGGTGGGCTTGTGGGTGGGCGCGGGTCTCGCGGCGGCGGGGGCCGCGATCGCCCTCTCCTCGTTCGCCACCGCGTATCTCACCGTCCATCCGCTCCCGTGGTCGCGCTACCGGCGGTCCTGGTGGACGCCGTCCGAACGCGACCGCGATGCCCGGCCCGTCCGATTTTCGAGCGCCGACGGCATCGTGCTCGCGGGGCGGTATCTCGACCGGCATGCGGACGCGACGATCGTGGTGTGCCACGGCTGGCCGGGCAACAAGGACGATATGCGCGACCTCGCGGACGTCCTGGCGGATGCGGGGTTCAACGTCCTCGCCTTCGACTTCCGGAGCTGGGGCGAGAGCGATCGGGGGCCGGTCACCCTCGGCTACCGCGAGGCCCAGGACGTGCTCGGGGCGGTCGCGTTCGCACAGGCACGGCGTGCGGAACGCGGGCACCGGATTGGCGTCCTCGGGCTGTCCATGGGCGGGGCCGCGTCGCTCCTCGCGGCGGCGTCGTGCCCGAAGATCGAGGCCGTCGTCGCGGACAGCAGCTACACGCGCCTGGACCGCGCGGTCAGCGGCGTGTTCCGCAGCCTCTGGGGTCCCGCCGCGCCGCTCTTCGACGTCCCGACCCGATGGGCGGGGGAGCGCTTGATCGGCACCGCGATGCCGGACGTCTCACCCGTCCGGGCGATCGAGCGGCTGAGCCCCCGGCCTGTGCTGATCATCCACGGCACGCACGACCGGCTCATCGATGTGCGCGAGGCTCAGGCCCTCTACCGGACGTCGCACGACCCGAAGGCGCTCTGGCTCGTCGAGGGTGCGGACCATGGCGAGACCCGCAGGATAGCGCCACAGGAGTACGATCGCCGCGTCGTGGGCTTTTTCCAAGAGCATCTTGGGGGA
The DNA window shown above is from bacterium and carries:
- a CDS encoding DUF4260 domain-containing protein, which encodes MFTFLLSPLNLIRVEGLAVAVLAAVVYSRISGAWLVFLLLFFVPDLSMLGYLAGPRAGAAIYNIVHTYLAPILLGAIGVFTQRALILSLALILFAHIGIDRLLGFGLKYPSGFKDTHLQRL
- a CDS encoding DinB family protein, translating into MPTDRALRDEVVWLLRGGHAHVGFKKAVAGMPATLQGRKPRGAPYTPWQQLEHLRICQWDILEYIRNPKHVSPAWPAEYWPAPEPPAREAWAKSARAFEAGLKALMKMAEDPSKDLLARVPADPAGPTILHELLLVADHNAYHLGQLIVLRRMLGAWED
- a CDS encoding 2-dehydropantoate 2-reductase; the protein is MRVAVMGTGGTGGFYGGLLARAGDDVTFIARGAHLAAIRTRGLTVKSRLAGEFTIPAKATADPQEIGRADLVLFCVKTYDTEPAAALIRPVVGPGTVIVSVQNGIDNDERIARVVAGGTTICAAAQVNAHVEGPGVIGQTAGAGRLIFGANAGNLGKRNEQLYMHFKDAGIAAELQPDIKAVLWSKFMFICGFSGVTALTRLTIGPILACPETKALFRGTMAEVEAVAKSQGVALAVGIPDQGLKMSSGLEPWAKGSMAHDLASGRRLELESLNGTVVRLGQAKTVPTPFNFAIYGALKPFVNGSPATPKS
- a CDS encoding roadblock/LC7 domain-containing protein; this encodes MMSSLGEVLGHMTRVPGIVAAILMKVDGSITELSVSEGVDPEPVRALGRDLLSRWEWVGSEAGIGRPHALLSATAHGLLHLMPVGRDAVLLVLGDASCRVGRIRYELRRAGEAIRAAQRAVPATTPNLRRMISDMTSTNGNGAGEIVRTIERASDQRPAAATAGEIIVTGVNSFHLAMRLVTALSHVKGVRSASLKTYAPGIVTLGVDFEGGGALVSITGRSFGECTLDVIERTDVRLILRISNPVAHLAAMIGRVP
- a CDS encoding aldehyde dehydrogenase family protein, which translates into the protein MKMYVGTEWVDKPKTIPVINPYDGSQIDTVPKADADDIERALATAVRGARAMRKLTGYQRYQILHKAADLMARDADDLARTITLEEGKIIGEARFEVMRATEIINLSAEEAKRLYAEVIPLDGAPGTVNKFGFTVRVPCGVVVGISPFNFPLHLVCHKVGPALAAGNSVILKPATDTPLSGLKLVKILLEAGTPPEAIQCLTGAGSEVGEGLCRDPRVRKITFTGSRDVGERICQVAGLKKVTMELGSNSPLIVMPDADLDKVASAVAATGYSNAGQVCISLQRVLPLKGIYNDFLNALKPKVAALATGNPLEEQTKVGPMVRERDAERVEEWVKEAVKAGAKLVTGGERRGAIYAPTVLADVKPDMQVSKSELFGPAVAVTPVGTIDEAIAMANDTNYGLSAGIFTQNIDWAMKFVHEVESGNLHINWGPQWRADLMPYGGLKESGFGKEGPKYAVQEMTETKMVVIHLS
- a CDS encoding sensor histidine kinase, with amino-acid sequence MEAAAEIRMRRQRAVLILTWALLACLGLWRVLLGPWPPAINRLVAGTLVYLFLRTGVVMRRDVPAWTEYAFLFLDAALVSAAVRLLGGIKTDFYLVYFLILAEGVLTLDLWAVVPLAAWVSLGYVAATWPAARDAGWPVVTARLFFVLLVSIGAAWIAFREVARGRVVASLHERLALEGERKRLAREIHDGIGHILAAGTQSLELAERLLPAEPERARELLPDVKALLRQGLDEIRVLVMGLRPAGPSVGDAVAAAREHLEALSARTQIRMELQSRAREIPLAPSCEFAFRRIIQEALTNIVRHAGASLVTITLNRDGAFVTCSIADDGAGLAPAPEGRRLGAGLQHMRERAAELGGTFDIATAPGGGTTVTFTVPCLADAS
- a CDS encoding response regulator transcription factor; protein product: MTPDPAPSKIRLLVADDESVLRRALTRLLAMAEDIEVVGEAADGHETLELAVSRKADVVLMDIGMPRLDGIEATRRLAERCPNVKVVILTIYSDDDRVFRALQAGARGYLLKDATPEDILRAVRAVHAGDGILHAGLVGRVMQEFAKVSRSGGADPSVFEALTPREREVLELLAAGLRNQDIAGRLSITEKTVKHHVSSILSKLQVNHRTEAALLASKAGLTGR
- a CDS encoding lysophospholipid acyltransferase family protein, with protein sequence MRYALIRWVLKRLLRAGFRLSVIGEAHLPRTGPVILAANHPSQMDPVALGAALQRRVSFLAAAELLTMPVLGALIRPFHPIPIQRGQFDLRAIKECLNRLSRGDALLVFPEGGISRDGRLQPARDGLAFLAVRSGVPVIPIGIRGTYDVWPLGTRFPHRGRIEVRIGEAVIPQGDLSRSAQTALTARVMQAIADLADEPPHPSLARAI
- a CDS encoding long-chain fatty acid--CoA ligase, producing the protein MERIWLKSYEAGVPATLSYPKVSVYHFLEENARRFPNHAAVLVATSKFSSVLTYRQIDQLANRFANALIWLGIKPGDRVAIHLSNFPQFVFAFYGALKAGATVVAANPLYKGHDLETVLANSGAKCILTFSRLMPNLSPVVARTSIESIIVTEPYDYFPFPWKQLAWYKLRKETQSSGVLRLSALLRSASANPPGVSVGPDDVAILQYTGGTTGVPKGAMLTHRNLVANFTQMRNWLTDLKEGHEVFLSVAPFFHVYGLTVALNTAISVAATVVLVPMPLMDAKLIAEMIARHHPTIFPGAPVIYLAINQLKNVQQYDLKSIKVCVSGSAPLPVEVQAEFERLTGAKVVEGYGLTEASPGTHVNPVYGTHKAGSIGLPLPDTDVRIVDAETGEREMPQGEAGELVIRGPQVMKGYWNAPEETASTLRDGWLYTGDIARMDEDGYFFIVDRKKDIVIVGGLKVYPREIEEILHEHPKVKEAAVTGVTHKVRGELLIAQVVLKDGIADDPKQVRRELLDYLRQRLVPYKVPRRIEVVSALPKTWIGKVLRREIRETVAARADDDA
- a CDS encoding MFS transporter, with amino-acid sequence MSDIPRTGVFAAGSAPADASTRRVPFTELVWLGLFWFAMSFHWGALLTVVIPAEVLRFVPEAQKGAYLGLLLASGAVMAMVVSPISGALSDRSTLAMGRRRPFVIAGVLVNCVGIVAMRYAPTYAAYVAALLVVQTATNFAGGAFNGLIPDKIPPSQRGLTSGVMGFMMMVGTISAALLAGNFVGHGQTGIVYFIDAGLFLACTAIMVSQIREVPLKSRPPLTLPAFARSFWIDPRRYPDFGWMFLTRGLVMLGFYTMITFLQFFVKDTLHLTVKEAARTTGILSAITIASGTIVALAAGWISDRIGRKGIVSVSGIFLALTSLGLLLQPPFSTLVWIAILFGIGYGAFTSVDWALAIDVLPNRDSAAKDLGIWAIANTLPQVLAPIVAGPILDAFNRRAPNLGYTVVFAGAIVYVMLGSIFVWRIKGAR
- a CDS encoding alpha/beta hydrolase — translated: MAAGRRTWPRVGLWVGAGLAAAGAAIALSSFATAYLTVHPLPWSRYRRSWWTPSERDRDARPVRFSSADGIVLAGRYLDRHADATIVVCHGWPGNKDDMRDLADVLADAGFNVLAFDFRSWGESDRGPVTLGYREAQDVLGAVAFAQARRAERGHRIGVLGLSMGGAASLLAAASCPKIEAVVADSSYTRLDRAVSGVFRSLWGPAAPLFDVPTRWAGERLIGTAMPDVSPVRAIERLSPRPVLIIHGTHDRLIDVREAQALYRTSHDPKALWLVEGADHGETRRIAPQEYDRRVVGFFQEHLGGPP